GGCAGCGGGCCTGAGCGTGCTGTGGGCCGTGCTTGGCGGCGGCGCGCTGTGGGGCATAACGCACGCGCTGGCCGGAGCGGGCACGCCGCTGTGGGTGCAGGTCCTGCTGACGCTGCTGCTCGTCGTGCCGCAGGGGCCGCTGCTGTACCGCGTGGTGTTCGAGCCGCTGCGCAACGCGACCGTTCTCGTGCTGCTCATCGCCTCGGTGGCGCTGCACCTGGCCCTGACGGGTCTGGGGCTGGCCTTCTTCGGCGCCGAGGGCAGCCGCACGCCCGCCTTCGCGCAGGGCAACGCCCAGATCGCCGGCGTGACCCTCAGCCTCCAGAGCCTCCTCGTGATCGGCGTGTCGGCGCTGCTGATGCTGGGGCTGGCGCTGTTCTTCGGGCGCACGCTGGCGGGCAAGGCGCTGCGGGCCACGGCCGTCAACCGCCTGGGAGCGCGGCTGGTCGGCATCCGGCCCGAGGCGGCGGGGTCGCTGGCCTTCACGCTCGCCGCGCTCATCGGGGCCCTGAGCGGCCTGCTCATCGGGCCGAGCATCGCCATCGGTTACGACTCGGGCTTTCTCATCGGGCTCAAAGGCTTCATCGGGGCGATCATCGGCGGGCTGGTGTCGTTCCCGGCGGCGGCGGTGGGCGCGCTCCTGGTGGGCCTCATCGAGAGCTACGCCAGTTTCAGCCTCTCGCAGTGGAAGGAAGTCATCGTGTTCACCCTGATTCTGCCGGTACTGCTGTGGCGCAGCCTGAGCAGCCGCCACCACGACGAGGAGGAGGAATGAGTGCTCCGGCCGTCACGGCGCCGCGCCGTCCCTCCGCCCGGCTGTGGCTGACCATCGTGGCCGTCCTGGCCGCGCTGGCACTGCCGCTCGCGCTGCCCGAATTTCAGGTCACGCTCCTCACCAACATCGCCATCGCCGCGCTGACGGTGGTGGGCCTGGTGCTCCTGACAGGGGTCGCGGGCCTGACCAGTTTCGGGCAGGCGGCCTTCATGGGGGTGGGGGCCTACACGACAGCCGTGCTCACCACCGCCCATGGCTGGAACCCCTGGCTCACCCTGCCCGCCGGCATGGTCGTGACGGCAGCGGTCGCGCTGATTCTGGGCCTCGTCACCCTGCGGATGCAGGGGCACTACCTGCCGCTGGCGACCATCGCCTGGGGAATCAGTCTGTACTACGTGTTCGGCAACACGCCTGCACTGGGGGGCTTTACTGGGCTGCGCGGCCTGCCGCCGGTCTCGGTGTTGGGAATCACGCTGGACGACCCGCGCCGCTTCGCCTATCTCGCGCTGGTGTTTCTGGGTCTGGGGATCGTGGCGGCGCAGTTTCTGCTCAGTAGCCGGGTCGGGCGGGCCATGCGGGCGCTGCGCAGCGGCACGGTGGTCGCCGAGGCCTTCGGGGCGAGCACCTTCGCGCTGCGGGTGCAGGTCTTCGTGCTCTCGGCGGTGTTCGCCTCGGCGGCGGGGTGGCTGTACGCCCACCAGCAGCGCTTCGTCAATCCCACGCCGTTCGGCCTGAACGTGGGGATCGAGTACCTGTTCATGGCCGTGCTGGGCGGGGCCGGGTACGTGTGGGGCGGCGTGGCGGGGGCGGTGATCATCACGCTGCTGCGCGAGTGGTTGCAGGACCTGTTGCCTGCACTGCTGGGTACGTCGGGCAACTACGAGGTCGTCGCGCTGGGCATCTTGATCATCCTGACCCTGCAATTTGCGCGCCGAGGCCTGTGGCCGCTCGTTGAGCGCCTCGTGCCGGCCGGCCCGCCCCGGCTGCTGACCCGTGCGCTGACCTTTCCCCACCGGCCCCTGCCCGCGCCGGGTACGGATGTGCTGCGGGTGGACCACGCCGTCAAGCAGTTCGGCGGCCTGCGCGCGGTGAACGACGTGAGCTTCGGCGTCAATGCCGGCGAGATCGTGGGGCTCATCGGCCCCAACGGCGCGGGCAAGAGCACCATGTTCAACCTCGTCACCGGGGTCAGCCCGGCGACCTCGGGCGCCGTGACGCTGCTTGGGCGCGCCGCCGGGCGCCTGCCCGCACGCACCATTCACCGCCTGGGGGTCGCGCGAACCTTCCAGCACGTCAAGCAGTTTTCCGAACTCAGTCTGCTGGAAAACGCCATGATGGGCGGCTACGCCCGCGCCCGCGCCGGAATGCTCGGCAGCCTGCTGCACCTGGAACGCCGTGAGGAGGCCGCCCTGCAACAGGCCGCCCTGGCGCAACTCGGCCGCGTGGGGCTGCGCGACCGGGCCTTCGACCTCGCCGGGAACCTCGCACTCGGGCAGCAGCGCCTGCTGGAGATCGCCCGCGCGCTCGTGGCCGATCCCGCCTTCCTCCTGCTCGACGAACCGGCGGCAGGGCTGCGTTACGGCGAGAAGGCCGAGCTCGCTGCGCTGCTGCGCAAACTGCGTGACGAGGGCGTGACCATTCTCATCGTCGAGCACGACATGGACCTCGTGATGGGCCTGGTGGACCGCCTGGTCGTCATGAACGGCGGCCAGGAACTCGCCCAGGGCAGCCCACGCGAGGTGCGGGCCAACGCCGCTGTGCGCGAAGCGTACCTGGGTGCGGAGGTGGGACCATGACCGGTGAACTGCTGCTGCGTGTGGACGACCTGCACGTCAGCTACGGCCGCGTCGAGGCAGTGCGCGGCGTGAGCCTGAACGTCGGGGCGGGCCAGATCGTCTCGGTGATCGGGGCGAACGGCGCGGGCAAAAGCACGCTGCTCGCCGCCGTCATGGGGGCGCTGCCGTCAAAGGGCACCGTCGAGTACGGGGGCAGGGCGCTGCGGTACGTCGCGCTGGAAAGCCGCGTGGCCGCTGGCATGACGCTGGTCCCCGAGCGCCGCGAACTGTTCGGCTCGATGACGGTCGAGGACAACCTGCGCCTGGGGGCCTACACCCGCCGGGGCGTGGGCGATCTGGAGGGCGTGTATACCCGCTTCCCGCGCCTGCGCGAGCGCCGCACCCAGCACGCGGGAACCCTCTCGGGCGGTGAACAGCAGATGCTGGCAATTGGGCGCGCGCTCATGGCCCGGCCCCGGCTGCTGCTGCTTGACGAGCCCTCGCTGGGTCTGGCGCCCCTGATCGTGCGCGAGATTCTGCGGATCGTCGCCGAGTTGCGCGCGTCGGGCGTCACGGTATTGATTGTCGAGCAGAACGCCCGCGCCGCCCTGGCAATCAGCGACTACGGCTACGTTCTCGAGGGCGGGCAGGTCAGTGCCGAGGGCCCGGCCCGGCAGCTCGCCGACGATCCGGCCGTGGTGGCGAGCTACCTGGGCGGTTGACCGGTCTGGGGGTGTGGTGGGGCCGGTAGACAGGCCGTCCCCTCTCCGCCTTCTTCCCACAGCCCCGTCCCGACCGTTAAGCTGAACGGCAGATGAGCCGGCGGGTTCCGCTCCCCGCCGCGCCGCTCATGGAGGCCAGGACAATGCTGGTGCTGTCGGTTCTCGGAACGCCCACGGTGCAGGCCAGGGAGCAGCGGCTGACGCTGCGGCCCCGCCGTGTCGCCCTGCTCACCTACCTCGCGGTCTGCGGCCCGCAGCGGCGCCAGGACCTGTGCCCGCTGTTTTTTCCCGACGAGGCCGACCCGCGCGCGCGGCTGCGGCTGGAGGTCCACCGCCTCAAGGCCACGCCGCTCGCGCCGTACCTGGGCGCCGAAGGCGAGGTGCTGGAACTCAGTGCCATGTGCGACGCCACACAGTTTCGCCGCGACGTGGCGCGCGGCGACTGGGTTTCGGCGCTGGACGCCTGGCGGGGTGACCTCCTGAGCGGCGCGGATCTGAGCGGACTGCCGGACCTCGAAGAGTGGCTCGCCGCCGAGCGCGAGCGCCTCGGGGCGCTGCGGCTCTCGGCCTTCACGGGGCGGCTCTCGCAGCTCGACCACAGCGGCCGCGCGCGCGAGGCGACCGAGTTGGCCCGCGCCTTTCTCACCGCCGCGCCCCTGTCGGAGGCGGCCTGCGACGGGCTGGTGCGCCGGCTGCTGGCTGCGGGGCAGCGCGGTGAGGCGACGCAGGTGCAGCAGGCCTTCACCACGCGTTTCCGGGCCGAGTTCGGGTTCGCGCCGCAGCTCGGGGTGAGTCTGACCCCGCCCGAGCCGGCTGCGCGCCCCGCCGCACCCGAACCCTGGACCTGGCAGGCCCCGCCGTTGGTGGGCCGCGAGGCTCTGCTCATGCAGCTCGGCACCTGGGCTGCCGGGGCACCGGCCGGGCAACTGCTGCTCCTTCAGGGCGAGACGGGCGCGGGCAAGAGTGCCCTGGCGCTGGACTTCGCGCGGCGCCGGGGCGCGGTCGCCACCCTGCGCGGCTCGGAGCTCCACCGGCACGCGCCCCTGCACGCGCTGGTCCGTGCCCTGCGGCACGCCGCGCCGCAGCTCGTGGGGCTCGACCCGGCCACGCTCGCTACTTTGGCGGCTCTCGACCCAGAATTCGCCGCGTTGTCCGGCGGCGCTTCCGAGTTCGGGGAGCCGGAGTTCGGGGGACCGGGCTTCGGGCGGCCGGGCGTAGGCGGCCTGGGCAGCGAGGCGGCGCTGACGGCGGCCCTGATGCGCGCCCTGAGTGCCGTAATGGAAGGGGCAGAGACGGTCGTGCTCGACGACCTGCACTGGCTCGACGCCTCCAGCGTGCGGGTGCTGCTGCG
Above is a genomic segment from Deinococcus sp. Leaf326 containing:
- a CDS encoding branched-chain amino acid ABC transporter permease; its protein translation is MDIFDPSIFPILTADGLTNGAVYALLSLALVLVFAVTRVIFVPQGEFVMFGALTLAALQQGKVPGTLNFVLALLLIATVLNVVRALRAGDRRAAGLSVLWAVLGGGALWGITHALAGAGTPLWVQVLLTLLLVVPQGPLLYRVVFEPLRNATVLVLLIASVALHLALTGLGLAFFGAEGSRTPAFAQGNAQIAGVTLSLQSLLVIGVSALLMLGLALFFGRTLAGKALRATAVNRLGARLVGIRPEAAGSLAFTLAALIGALSGLLIGPSIAIGYDSGFLIGLKGFIGAIIGGLVSFPAAAVGALLVGLIESYASFSLSQWKEVIVFTLILPVLLWRSLSSRHHDEEEE
- a CDS encoding ATP-binding cassette domain-containing protein, with the translated sequence MSAPAVTAPRRPSARLWLTIVAVLAALALPLALPEFQVTLLTNIAIAALTVVGLVLLTGVAGLTSFGQAAFMGVGAYTTAVLTTAHGWNPWLTLPAGMVVTAAVALILGLVTLRMQGHYLPLATIAWGISLYYVFGNTPALGGFTGLRGLPPVSVLGITLDDPRRFAYLALVFLGLGIVAAQFLLSSRVGRAMRALRSGTVVAEAFGASTFALRVQVFVLSAVFASAAGWLYAHQQRFVNPTPFGLNVGIEYLFMAVLGGAGYVWGGVAGAVIITLLREWLQDLLPALLGTSGNYEVVALGILIILTLQFARRGLWPLVERLVPAGPPRLLTRALTFPHRPLPAPGTDVLRVDHAVKQFGGLRAVNDVSFGVNAGEIVGLIGPNGAGKSTMFNLVTGVSPATSGAVTLLGRAAGRLPARTIHRLGVARTFQHVKQFSELSLLENAMMGGYARARAGMLGSLLHLERREEAALQQAALAQLGRVGLRDRAFDLAGNLALGQQRLLEIARALVADPAFLLLDEPAAGLRYGEKAELAALLRKLRDEGVTILIVEHDMDLVMGLVDRLVVMNGGQELAQGSPREVRANAAVREAYLGAEVGP
- a CDS encoding ABC transporter ATP-binding protein; amino-acid sequence: MTGELLLRVDDLHVSYGRVEAVRGVSLNVGAGQIVSVIGANGAGKSTLLAAVMGALPSKGTVEYGGRALRYVALESRVAAGMTLVPERRELFGSMTVEDNLRLGAYTRRGVGDLEGVYTRFPRLRERRTQHAGTLSGGEQQMLAIGRALMARPRLLLLDEPSLGLAPLIVREILRIVAELRASGVTVLIVEQNARAALAISDYGYVLEGGQVSAEGPARQLADDPAVVASYLGG